One region of Triticum aestivum cultivar Chinese Spring chromosome 6B, IWGSC CS RefSeq v2.1, whole genome shotgun sequence genomic DNA includes:
- the LOC123134168 gene encoding uncharacterized protein, with amino-acid sequence MEQLKEWFKSERANWDTEKAGLLKRAKDAESALKPVAEELSGLKRQINAMTSAIFGIRIAHMGSDMWKKLKAAYTLIEQLYTGAQRVICASSYDNAAPTLIKDTLARLSMTPAQIEELKRSAARAGTLLALTRAKAGIADLDSVDIAKGFPSEQENGEVFDNEALRRVTREMRPLASQLAEEANLMVHRSFYDANNKRVEAVIPEVQNLIPPIRKHTYTPNVDPVELISEEVVFQALTRIDWTTTDFQPLDGEEEAEPTPDDPSTSHQHGDEA; translated from the exons atggagcagctcaaagagtggttcaaatctgaaaGGGCCAACTGGGACACTGAAAAGGCTGGATTGCTAAAGCGGGCGAAAGATGCTgaatcagctcttaaaccggtggcggaagaacTTAGTGGATTGAAGCGCCAAATtaatgccatgacttctgcaatatttg GTATCCGCATTGCTCATATGGGCTCTGATATGTGGAAGAAACTAAAGGCCGCCTATACACTGATTGAACAGTTGTATACCGGTGCCCAGCGGGTTATCTGCGCATCTTCCTACGACAATGCGgccccaacactgatcaaggacacGCTGGCTAGGTTATCTATGACACCAGCACAGATAGAAGAGTTGAAGCGATCCGCTGCCAGGGCTGGCACTTTGTTAGCACTTACTCGAGCCAAGGCAGGGATAGCTGATCTTGATTCGGTTGATATAGCCAAGGGCTTCCCCAGTGAACAAGAAAACGGAGAAGTGTTTGATAACGAAGCTCTTAGACgtgtgacaagggagatgcgtcctctggcgagtcagttggCAGAAGAAGCTAACTTGATGGTTCACCGATCCTTCTATGATGctaacaacaaacgggttgaggctgtcattccagaagtgcaaaatcttattccgccaatccgtaagcacacttacaccCCTAACGTTGATCCGGttgagcttataagtgaagaggttgtctttcaggccttaacccggattgactggaccaccactgacttccagccattggatggggaggaggaggctgaaccgacgccagatgacccatctacTTCACATCAACATGGCGATGAAGCTTGA